In Pedobacter heparinus DSM 2366, the following are encoded in one genomic region:
- a CDS encoding glycosyltransferase — protein sequence MLVLIEGQSENIEVKICNNRKLRINLDHIGMQYVVKYYVFLSLGDQFKAEDLFKKITHFLNQPVHEIILLLPYLLAPSENFRIDSNVRSFIISKKVFDSKIFSLINPARFIYEMVNFYLNSPQSNNIEIVQVGKPEPLSEVNENGISTEINESSVQITHKGPLKLLKRCLTHLDKTKMLPQKVEICFDDNSYKRLDLKQFKNIIDNTTLYKNSPLAVGPFLARQYMVEQSANEYIYLLDSDDISVPSRFSKLMLELKERNLDLLGSHELRIDQIGKKLVIARFPLNVNYALAKRSFHPMLHGTCIMTKAGFLKTGGYSTEGKFGYDTQFLLRAGFFLKIGNVDDFLYLRFQRPNSLTTAKKTMYGTKRRKFMGWRWQVDFNLVCSGKLNLSDSSLRERKHDFNFKIDEITK from the coding sequence ATGTTAGTCCTGATAGAAGGTCAATCGGAAAACATTGAGGTGAAAATTTGCAATAACCGTAAATTACGTATTAACCTGGATCACATTGGTATGCAATATGTGGTAAAATATTATGTCTTTCTATCTTTAGGCGATCAGTTTAAAGCTGAAGATCTATTTAAAAAGATAACGCACTTTTTGAACCAGCCGGTTCATGAAATTATCTTATTATTACCTTATCTTTTAGCACCATCCGAAAATTTTAGGATAGATAGTAACGTACGTTCGTTTATAATCTCGAAAAAAGTATTCGACAGTAAGATTTTCTCGTTGATTAATCCTGCCAGATTTATTTATGAAATGGTAAATTTCTATCTCAATTCGCCGCAAAGCAACAACATTGAAATTGTGCAGGTTGGTAAGCCCGAGCCTCTTTCTGAAGTTAATGAAAATGGTATTTCAACCGAAATAAATGAGTCTTCTGTGCAGATTACTCATAAAGGACCGTTAAAGCTTTTAAAGCGGTGCCTGACCCATTTAGATAAGACAAAAATGCTCCCTCAAAAAGTGGAAATATGTTTTGATGACAATTCTTACAAAAGGTTAGATCTTAAGCAGTTTAAAAACATTATTGATAACACAACGCTGTACAAAAACTCGCCTTTGGCAGTAGGCCCATTTCTGGCCAGACAGTACATGGTAGAACAATCAGCCAATGAATATATTTATCTCCTGGATTCTGATGACATATCTGTACCATCGCGTTTCAGTAAACTAATGCTGGAGCTTAAAGAAAGAAATTTAGACCTTTTAGGTTCTCACGAACTAAGAATTGATCAGATCGGTAAGAAACTGGTTATTGCCAGATTTCCACTTAACGTAAATTATGCCTTAGCTAAAAGATCCTTCCATCCCATGTTACATGGCACCTGTATCATGACAAAAGCCGGGTTCCTGAAAACGGGCGGATATTCAACAGAAGGAAAGTTTGGTTATGATACACAGTTCCTGTTAAGGGCAGGTTTTTTTCTTAAAATCGGCAATGTGGACGACTTTCTTTATCTAAGGTTCCAACGCCCCAACTCCCTCACTACTGCTAAGAAGACGATGTATGGAACCAAACGGAGAAAATTTATGGGCTGGCGGTGGCAGGTCGATTTTAACCTGGTTTGTTCGGGAAAATTAAATCTATCCGATTCATCTTTACGTGAAAGAAAGCATGACTTCAATTTTAAAATAGATGAAATTACCAAATAA
- a CDS encoding lantibiotic dehydratase family protein, translated as MKKTNPYLPFEQFVYRSPLLPFNTFIQHLTEISASEERFKNLLSNKIIWEAIYLASPVLFEELLKYLQKGLPDKKEEERIKYSMVRYLGRMSTRCTPFGLFAGCSVGRFNEQTTIALNKTEQYQRHTRLDMTYLCALAQELAGSPEVKPYFRYFSNTSIYRFGDKIRYVEYFYRSTRRIHRISAVDYSEYLDKILREASQGRKINELAELIVDDEISMEDASAFIDELINSQLLVNEMEPSVTGKEFLYQAIQKFEEIEKTIPGKKEYISGSLQLLKQVSKVLEDIDKNVIGNTLHLYGDITSEIKRFKTTFEPKYLFQTDMIKPADTSFLGRDVIDDLKGAIEFFNKITAKPGETNLSKFREAFRDRYEDREMPLLQVLDNEAGIGYTQAGSTGDINPLVDDLMIPQPGSSNGNKVIWSGLQSILLKKYIEAKTTNQYTIELSDKEFEHLTTQWNDLPLTISAMFRIVQDDKNGRTVYMKTAGGSSAANLLGRFCYADKRIEEHVLDITQKEEELNPDVIFAEIAHLPESRTGNILLRPVLRPYEIPYLAKPGVEKDYQIALSDLMVSVRNGRILLRSKRLNKEIIPRLSSAHNYSFKAMPVYHFLCDMQVQNGRSAVGFNWGTLANEHNWLPRVKYNNIIFSVARWTIKREEIKVFIETKDDQVLVESVTAWRLPLQIPKHVVLDDGDNELFVDLTNALSVRTLFSVVKKRNSFLLEEFLFNPETAVVKGEEGVFTNEFIVSFYKEKQNNINNYG; from the coding sequence ATGAAAAAAACGAATCCTTACCTGCCCTTTGAGCAGTTTGTTTATAGAAGTCCGCTTTTACCGTTCAATACATTTATTCAACACCTGACCGAAATTTCTGCTTCGGAAGAGCGCTTCAAAAACCTGTTATCCAATAAAATAATCTGGGAAGCTATTTATTTGGCCTCTCCGGTGCTTTTTGAAGAGCTGCTGAAATACTTACAGAAAGGTTTACCGGATAAAAAAGAGGAGGAACGGATCAAATATTCTATGGTTCGTTACCTTGGCCGGATGTCTACAAGATGTACCCCATTTGGGCTGTTTGCAGGCTGTTCGGTGGGCCGCTTCAATGAACAAACAACTATTGCATTAAATAAAACAGAACAGTACCAGCGCCATACCCGCTTAGATATGACTTACCTGTGCGCCCTGGCACAGGAGCTGGCCGGTTCGCCGGAAGTAAAACCATACTTCCGCTATTTCAGCAATACCAGTATTTACAGATTTGGCGACAAAATCAGGTATGTTGAATATTTCTACCGGAGTACGAGGCGAATTCATAGAATTTCGGCTGTAGATTATTCGGAATATCTTGACAAGATTTTGCGCGAAGCTTCCCAGGGAAGAAAAATAAACGAACTGGCTGAATTAATAGTAGATGATGAGATCAGCATGGAAGACGCTTCAGCGTTTATTGACGAACTTATCAATTCTCAGTTGCTGGTGAACGAAATGGAACCCTCGGTTACCGGAAAGGAATTTCTTTATCAGGCCATTCAGAAATTCGAAGAAATAGAAAAAACTATTCCGGGCAAAAAAGAATATATATCCGGTTCGCTTCAGCTATTAAAACAGGTTAGCAAGGTATTGGAAGATATAGATAAGAACGTTATTGGTAATACACTTCATCTTTACGGCGATATAACTTCAGAAATAAAAAGATTTAAAACCACGTTTGAACCTAAGTACCTGTTCCAGACGGATATGATTAAACCCGCCGATACATCGTTCCTGGGAAGAGATGTAATTGATGATCTGAAGGGAGCCATCGAATTTTTTAATAAAATTACAGCTAAGCCCGGGGAAACAAATTTGTCGAAATTTCGGGAGGCTTTCCGGGATCGGTACGAAGACAGGGAAATGCCTTTGCTACAGGTGCTGGATAATGAGGCCGGTATCGGGTACACTCAAGCTGGAAGTACAGGCGATATTAACCCACTGGTGGATGATTTAATGATTCCCCAGCCAGGTAGCAGTAATGGCAATAAAGTTATATGGAGTGGGTTACAATCTATATTGCTTAAAAAGTATATAGAGGCAAAAACAACAAATCAATATACTATTGAGCTGTCAGACAAAGAGTTCGAACATTTAACGACCCAATGGAACGACTTACCGCTAACTATATCTGCTATGTTCCGGATAGTACAGGACGATAAGAATGGCAGGACAGTTTATATGAAAACAGCAGGAGGATCGAGCGCCGCCAATCTTTTGGGCCGCTTTTGCTATGCCGATAAACGGATTGAAGAACATGTACTGGATATTACGCAGAAGGAAGAGGAGCTTAACCCCGATGTCATATTTGCTGAAATCGCGCATCTGCCCGAATCACGTACCGGGAATATTTTATTGCGCCCGGTTTTACGTCCGTACGAAATTCCGTATCTCGCCAAACCGGGAGTCGAAAAGGATTATCAAATTGCTTTGTCTGACTTAATGGTTTCTGTACGAAATGGCAGAATTCTGCTTCGTTCAAAGCGTTTGAATAAAGAAATAATACCACGACTGAGCAGCGCGCATAATTATAGCTTTAAAGCCATGCCGGTATATCATTTTTTATGCGACATGCAGGTACAAAATGGCCGCTCTGCTGTAGGATTTAACTGGGGAACTCTGGCGAATGAACACAATTGGTTACCCAGGGTAAAATATAATAATATCATTTTTTCGGTAGCAAGGTGGACCATAAAACGCGAGGAAATTAAAGTCTTTATAGAAACAAAAGATGACCAGGTTTTAGTGGAATCAGTTACTGCATGGCGACTGCCATTGCAAATACCAAAGCATGTGGTGTTGGACGATGGCGACAATGAACTCTTTGTTGATTTAACCAATGCGCTAAGTGTCAGGACTTTATTTTCTGTTGTTAAAAAGCGAAATTCTTTCTTATTGGAAGAGTTTCTTTTTAACCCTGAGACAGCGGTAGTTAAAGGTGAAGAAGGGGTTTTTACCAATGAATTTATTGTATCTTTTTATAAGGAGAAACAAAATAACATCAATAATTATGGATAA
- a CDS encoding lanthionine synthetase C family protein, whose translation MNNRKWEPLFKKGEKQLGVIINVLENTVFEKSYSLLGIGSTGAAILLYYYWLYSKDDKYLEKANAIILKNFELLPHSTHIHSLCSGTAGFNWAVNHLISNGLIEGDSNELFSEDDPFLYSVMKKDINEGKYDFLHNALGIGLYFLNRNTTQSLAYLESLISSLEKSAETDIKGIKWRSLVNQEGPKEKKEVYNLSLSHGMASIIAFLSKACQADIFREKTKDLLCRATTFILSHKRDAPDPEYGSYFPSTISVNGDPPISASRLAWCYGDLGLGYALWQASKIIQNTEWERLALDVLVHTTIRKDVVKERVNDAGICHGAAGIAHIYNRLYQHTGISHFKDAAIYWLEDVLNKAVFTDGLAGYKSWHPPQYGGWKTSVGLLEGISGIGLVLLAAVSDIEPKWDECLLLS comes from the coding sequence ATGAATAACAGGAAATGGGAACCCCTATTTAAAAAAGGAGAAAAGCAATTGGGGGTAATTATCAATGTGCTTGAAAATACAGTATTTGAGAAAAGCTACTCCTTGTTAGGAATTGGAAGTACAGGAGCGGCCATTTTACTATATTATTATTGGCTGTATTCGAAAGATGATAAATACCTTGAAAAAGCGAATGCCATTATCCTGAAAAATTTTGAATTATTACCCCACAGCACACATATTCATAGTTTATGTAGTGGCACTGCAGGATTTAATTGGGCCGTAAATCACTTAATCAGTAATGGGCTTATTGAGGGAGATAGCAATGAATTATTTTCTGAAGACGATCCTTTTTTATATTCGGTAATGAAAAAGGATATCAACGAAGGCAAGTATGATTTTCTTCATAATGCCTTAGGTATTGGCCTGTACTTTTTAAATCGAAACACCACTCAGTCACTGGCTTATTTAGAATCGTTGATTTCAAGTCTCGAAAAAAGTGCTGAAACAGACATTAAAGGAATAAAATGGCGATCATTAGTTAACCAGGAAGGACCAAAAGAAAAAAAAGAAGTTTATAATCTGAGCTTATCTCATGGTATGGCAAGTATCATTGCTTTTTTGAGTAAAGCATGCCAGGCTGATATATTCAGGGAAAAAACAAAAGATTTACTTTGCAGGGCAACCACTTTTATTTTAAGCCATAAGCGGGATGCTCCGGATCCAGAATATGGTTCATACTTCCCTTCTACTATTTCTGTGAATGGAGATCCACCCATTAGCGCTAGTAGGCTGGCATGGTGTTATGGTGATCTTGGGCTTGGCTATGCTTTATGGCAGGCTTCAAAAATTATACAAAATACTGAATGGGAACGTCTGGCTTTAGACGTATTAGTACATACTACTATCCGAAAGGATGTTGTTAAAGAACGTGTCAACGATGCAGGGATTTGCCATGGGGCTGCCGGCATTGCCCATATTTATAACCGTCTTTATCAACACACGGGCATCAGCCATTTTAAAGATGCTGCCATCTATTGGCTTGAAGATGTGCTAAACAAAGCTGTTTTTACTGATGGGCTGGCAGGCTATAAATCATGGCATCCACCTCAATATGGAGGATGGAAAACTAGTGTAGGATTACTGGAGGGTATTTCAGGAATCGGCTTAGTGCTTCTTGCAGCGGTGAGCGATATAGAACCTAAGTGGGACGAATGTTTATTATTGAGTTAA
- a CDS encoding peptidase domain-containing ABC transporter, with amino-acid sequence MKFPHYKQHDKMDCGPTCLRMVAKYYGRNYSLRRLRELCQINREGVSLLGISEAAEKVGFRSSGVKIDLEQLKEAELPCILHWRQNHFVVLYRIEKGIYYVADPAKALISYTEKEFTRNWVSNKELYDGIALFISPTPKFYEEEGEKNRGLSWSFLLRYRYAYSRLIVQLFFGLGIGSILQLITPFLMQSVVDIGINTRNINFIYLILIAQVMLFLGSASVNFIRSWIMLHMTTRINVSILTDFLTKLMRLPMNFFDTKMTGDIMQRMGDHKRIEGFLTGTTLNTLFSFVNLIVFGVVLAYYNTGILLIFLISTSLYAAWILLFMKRRRELDFKRFDNSSKNQSNMIELIGGIQEIKLHNCEQQKRWQWESIQATMFKVSIKSLALSQYQQAGSMFINQAKNILISFISAKAVIDGHLSLGGMMAVQYMVGQLNSPIEQFLGLIQSFQDAKISLERLNEVHQMEDEESTNKHWNQALPTDRSIRIANLTFRYPGAGNEPVLEKINLDIPQGKTTAIVGMSGSGKTTILKLLMRFYEPEKGEIEIGTAKLSQLSFKVWRNHCGMVMQDGFIFSDSIANNIGVSDEYPDLDKLQHAIKIANIEEFVDSLPLGLNTKIGSGGNGISQGQKQRILIARAVYKDPEYIFFDEATNSLDANNERVIMDNLQDFFAGKTVVVVAHRLSTVKNADNIVVLDKGRIIEQGTHAELSLLKGEYFGLVKNQLELAM; translated from the coding sequence TTGAAGTTTCCTCATTACAAACAGCACGACAAAATGGACTGCGGCCCTACCTGTTTACGTATGGTTGCAAAATATTATGGACGAAACTATAGCCTTCGGCGTTTAAGAGAGCTTTGCCAGATTAACCGAGAAGGAGTTTCTTTGCTGGGAATCAGCGAAGCAGCAGAAAAGGTCGGTTTCCGCTCTTCCGGTGTTAAAATAGATCTGGAACAATTAAAAGAGGCCGAATTGCCATGTATCTTGCACTGGCGCCAGAATCATTTTGTAGTGCTTTACCGGATAGAAAAGGGGATTTATTATGTAGCTGATCCGGCTAAAGCATTGATTTCCTATACCGAAAAAGAATTTACCAGAAACTGGGTAAGCAATAAAGAACTTTACGATGGGATAGCGCTGTTTATTTCTCCTACACCTAAATTTTATGAAGAAGAGGGAGAAAAAAACAGAGGGCTTAGCTGGTCATTCCTGTTGCGGTACCGCTATGCTTACAGCCGCCTGATTGTTCAGCTATTTTTTGGTTTAGGTATTGGCAGTATCTTGCAATTAATCACTCCCTTTTTAATGCAATCTGTAGTTGATATCGGTATCAACACCCGGAATATTAACTTTATTTACCTTATTCTGATTGCCCAGGTGATGCTTTTTTTAGGGAGTGCCAGTGTTAATTTTATTCGTTCCTGGATCATGTTACACATGACCACCCGCATCAATGTGTCCATATTAACAGACTTCCTCACCAAGCTGATGCGGCTGCCCATGAATTTTTTTGATACAAAAATGACAGGCGATATTATGCAGCGGATGGGCGACCATAAGCGGATAGAAGGTTTTTTAACCGGTACTACTTTAAATACTTTGTTCTCTTTCGTTAACCTCATTGTATTTGGAGTTGTATTGGCTTATTACAATACTGGTATCCTGCTTATCTTCCTGATCAGCACCTCTTTGTATGCTGCATGGATACTCCTTTTTATGAAACGCCGCCGTGAACTGGACTTTAAGCGTTTTGATAACTCGTCTAAGAATCAAAGCAATATGATCGAGTTAATTGGCGGTATACAGGAAATTAAACTTCATAATTGCGAACAGCAGAAACGCTGGCAGTGGGAAAGCATCCAGGCTACTATGTTTAAAGTCAGTATTAAGAGTCTGGCATTGAGTCAGTACCAGCAGGCCGGGTCGATGTTTATTAACCAGGCAAAAAACATACTTATTTCCTTTATAAGTGCCAAAGCCGTTATCGACGGTCACCTCTCACTTGGAGGCATGATGGCTGTGCAATATATGGTTGGGCAGTTAAATAGTCCGATAGAACAATTCTTAGGATTGATCCAGAGCTTTCAGGATGCTAAGATCAGCCTTGAGCGATTAAATGAAGTTCATCAGATGGAAGATGAAGAATCTACTAATAAGCACTGGAACCAGGCGCTTCCAACAGATAGAAGTATCCGGATTGCCAATCTAACATTTCGTTACCCGGGGGCAGGTAATGAGCCTGTTCTGGAAAAGATTAATTTAGATATTCCCCAAGGTAAAACCACTGCCATTGTGGGGATGAGCGGGAGCGGTAAAACTACCATATTGAAGCTACTCATGCGTTTTTATGAACCGGAAAAAGGGGAGATAGAAATAGGCACTGCCAAATTAAGTCAACTTAGCTTTAAAGTATGGCGGAACCATTGTGGAATGGTAATGCAGGATGGTTTTATTTTTTCGGATAGCATAGCGAATAATATTGGCGTAAGCGATGAATATCCTGACCTCGATAAACTTCAGCATGCAATTAAAATAGCTAATATTGAGGAATTTGTGGATAGCCTGCCGCTTGGGCTCAATACCAAGATTGGTTCCGGTGGGAATGGCATCAGCCAGGGACAAAAACAACGGATACTCATAGCCCGGGCAGTATACAAGGATCCGGAATATATTTTCTTTGACGAAGCCACCAATTCGCTTGATGCTAATAATGAACGGGTGATTATGGATAATCTGCAGGACTTTTTTGCCGGAAAAACCGTAGTTGTGGTAGCGCACCGCTTAAGTACAGTTAAAAATGCCGATAACATTGTTGTACTGGATAAGGGCAGGATAATTGAGCAGGGAACCCATGCTGAATTATCACTGCTTAAGGGCGAGTACTTCGGACTTGTTAAAAATCAATTAGAACTGGCAATGTAG
- a CDS encoding DegT/DnrJ/EryC1/StrS family aminotransferase — MDNIQMVDLKGQYLKIKDEVDMALLQAVERSIFINGAEVKMFSDSLKSFCRAEHVVTCANGTDALQIAMMALGFKPGDEIIVPTFNYVSSVEVIALLGLVPRFIDVREDTFNIDDQQLEAVISPRTVGIVVTHLYGQCCNMTAIMEIARHYKLKVIEDTAQALGAEYIPADGKRTFAGTIADIGTTSFFPSKNLGCFGDGGAIFTNDEALAQRIYMIANHGQGQKYLHDYVGVNSRLDTIQAAVLGVKIKYLNEYTVVRQEVAAKYDELENIDGLTIPARAGYSSHVFNQYTCRIADGKRDKLKAYLTGNGIPSMIYYPMPMHLQNAYITYNSTGRIFPVAEKLCKEVISLPIHTEMTMEKLEYIVEHIRTFFKK, encoded by the coding sequence ATGGATAACATACAAATGGTTGATCTTAAAGGTCAGTACCTGAAGATTAAAGATGAGGTCGATATGGCTTTATTGCAGGCCGTTGAACGATCGATTTTTATTAACGGTGCAGAAGTAAAGATGTTTTCTGACAGTCTGAAGTCTTTTTGCAGAGCGGAGCATGTGGTGACATGTGCTAACGGCACCGACGCACTTCAAATAGCGATGATGGCTTTAGGGTTTAAGCCGGGAGATGAAATTATTGTGCCAACATTCAATTATGTTTCGTCTGTTGAAGTAATTGCATTACTGGGACTGGTACCCCGGTTTATTGATGTTCGGGAAGATACTTTTAATATCGATGATCAGCAGCTAGAGGCAGTTATTTCTCCAAGAACGGTAGGCATTGTTGTCACCCACCTTTATGGACAATGCTGTAATATGACAGCAATCATGGAGATTGCCAGACATTACAAGCTGAAGGTAATCGAAGATACCGCTCAGGCGTTGGGTGCTGAATACATTCCTGCAGACGGGAAAAGGACGTTTGCCGGCACAATAGCAGATATCGGTACAACTTCTTTTTTTCCATCAAAAAATCTGGGATGTTTTGGAGATGGCGGAGCAATTTTTACAAACGATGAGGCGCTGGCTCAGCGCATCTACATGATTGCCAATCACGGACAGGGGCAAAAGTATCTCCACGATTATGTCGGTGTTAATTCCAGGCTAGACACTATTCAGGCTGCGGTACTAGGCGTGAAAATAAAATACTTGAATGAATATACGGTTGTGCGACAAGAAGTGGCGGCAAAATATGATGAATTGGAAAACATAGATGGATTAACAATACCAGCAAGAGCCGGTTATTCTTCACATGTATTTAATCAATATACCTGCCGGATAGCTGACGGAAAAAGGGATAAGCTGAAAGCTTATTTAACGGGAAATGGTATTCCATCTATGATTTATTACCCGATGCCTATGCATTTGCAAAACGCTTATATCACTTATAATAGTACAGGCAGAATCTTTCCTGTAGCTGAAAAATTATGTAAGGAAGTAATATCACTACCAATACATACAGAGATGACAATGGAAAAGCTAGAGTATATCGTTGAACACATCAGGACATTTTTCAAAAAATGA
- a CDS encoding Gfo/Idh/MocA family protein — MAHISSKVKFAVIGFGYIGMRHANTILSNESCELVALIDVKQQDPLAIEKYDVPFFFSLDAFFDSEIQADVITIASPNGLHAEHAMKCLNRGKHVVVEKPMALNKSDAEKMISTALSVNRQIFVVMQNRYAPPVTWIKGLLEKEQLGKIYLVQVNCFWNRDERYYKAGGWHGKQDMDGGPLFTQFSHFIDIIYWLFGDIINIQGRFKDYNHQTLTEFEDSGFVSFDFINGGMGTLNYSTAVWNQNLESSMTIIAANGSIKIGGQYMDKVEICNVKGYEMPENDHGASKGSVANHQYVIRNVVDVLNGRASIATNALEGLKVVDIIERIYNCKIHIYNQ, encoded by the coding sequence ATGGCACATATAAGCTCAAAAGTAAAATTTGCAGTTATCGGTTTTGGCTATATAGGAATGCGGCATGCAAATACCATTTTAAGTAACGAAAGTTGCGAATTGGTCGCTTTGATTGATGTTAAACAGCAGGATCCTCTGGCGATTGAGAAATATGATGTGCCTTTTTTCTTTTCTTTAGATGCCTTTTTTGATTCCGAAATTCAGGCAGACGTCATAACTATTGCCTCGCCAAATGGATTGCATGCAGAGCATGCAATGAAATGCTTAAATAGAGGAAAGCATGTCGTTGTGGAAAAGCCGATGGCATTAAACAAATCTGATGCGGAAAAAATGATCTCCACTGCGCTTAGTGTAAACCGCCAGATCTTTGTCGTGATGCAGAACCGGTATGCTCCTCCTGTTACCTGGATTAAGGGATTACTTGAAAAAGAGCAGCTGGGAAAAATTTACCTGGTCCAGGTAAATTGCTTTTGGAACAGAGACGAACGATACTATAAAGCTGGCGGATGGCATGGTAAACAGGATATGGACGGTGGCCCTCTTTTTACGCAATTTTCACATTTTATAGATATCATCTATTGGCTTTTTGGTGACATCATTAATATTCAGGGCAGATTTAAAGATTATAACCATCAAACACTTACCGAGTTTGAAGATAGTGGCTTTGTGAGCTTCGATTTTATAAATGGAGGCATGGGAACCTTAAATTATTCAACTGCTGTTTGGAACCAGAACCTGGAAAGTTCCATGACAATTATTGCAGCAAACGGATCTATAAAGATTGGTGGTCAATACATGGATAAGGTCGAAATCTGCAATGTAAAGGGTTATGAAATGCCAGAGAATGATCATGGGGCCTCCAAGGGTTCAGTGGCTAATCACCAGTATGTGATCAGGAATGTGGTGGATGTACTAAACGGACGGGCTTCAATTGCAACCAATGCATTGGAAGGGCTGAAGGTTGTGGATATCATTGAACGGATTTACAATTGCAAAATTCACATTTATAATCAATAG
- a CDS encoding thiopeptide-type bacteriocin biosynthesis protein — translation MDKGIKRTFIPGDKWIYFKLYTGYKTADNILSKTLPAIISQLNTENVLDKWFFIRYSDPKFHLRLRFCLKDAKNISSVISLFNREMSPYIDEDLIWKVQIDTYQRELERYGTTTMEHSESMFHFDSEAILSILSILSIPEYNESDQQRWLLALKILDALLFDFELGMDQKIALLTELSEDFKKEMGFTIKGYKLQLDKKFRTHRKLIEEIMGTPEQASWAIPLMEIIRQRSLKVKPIAGTLLQMEMNQKLEVSLHSLLRSYIHMTINRLFRSKQRVYELVIYDMLERYYSSLKARSKNTAGKMHRASIEALPQVVIT, via the coding sequence ATGGATAAGGGGATAAAAAGGACATTTATACCAGGGGATAAATGGATTTATTTTAAATTGTATACCGGGTATAAAACAGCAGATAACATTTTAAGTAAAACATTACCGGCTATTATCTCTCAGCTAAATACCGAAAATGTGTTAGATAAATGGTTCTTTATCCGTTATTCTGATCCTAAATTTCATTTGCGGCTGCGGTTCTGCTTAAAGGATGCAAAAAACATTTCCTCTGTAATCTCCCTGTTTAACCGGGAAATGAGCCCTTACATTGATGAAGATCTGATATGGAAAGTGCAGATAGACACTTATCAGCGGGAACTGGAACGTTACGGTACAACAACCATGGAACATTCCGAATCTATGTTTCATTTTGATAGTGAAGCAATACTTAGCATACTTAGTATACTTAGTATCCCTGAATATAATGAATCCGATCAACAACGATGGCTGCTGGCATTAAAAATACTCGATGCCCTGCTCTTTGATTTTGAACTCGGCATGGACCAAAAAATTGCATTATTAACTGAGTTAAGCGAAGATTTTAAAAAAGAGATGGGATTTACCATAAAAGGATATAAACTGCAATTGGATAAAAAATTCAGGACTCATCGTAAATTAATAGAAGAAATAATGGGCACACCCGAACAAGCATCATGGGCAATCCCTTTAATGGAAATTATCAGACAAAGATCCTTAAAAGTAAAGCCAATTGCCGGGACATTGTTGCAAATGGAAATGAATCAGAAATTAGAAGTTTCGTTACATAGTTTATTGAGAAGTTATATTCATATGACGATCAATCGCTTGTTCAGGTCAAAGCAACGTGTATATGAGCTGGTTATTTATGATATGCTGGAAAGATATTATTCTTCTTTAAAAGCAAGAAGCAAAAATACTGCAGGCAAAATGCACCGGGCTTCCATTGAGGCATTACCACAGGTTGTGATAACTTAA
- a CDS encoding acyltransferase, whose protein sequence is MSLKKYYCHPTAIVDEGAIIGDDVKIWHFSHIMRDAKIGSRCNIGQNVMIASQVVLGQNVKVQNNVSIYEGVICEDDVFLGPSMVFTNVINPRSAVNRRGKYLRTHVGKGASIGANATIVCGHDIGSYALIGAGAVIIKPVLPYALVVGNPAKQIGWVSEYGHRLIFDEGFKAICPETQQQYELKGNLIIKIS, encoded by the coding sequence ATGAGTTTAAAAAAATATTATTGTCATCCTACAGCAATTGTAGATGAGGGTGCCATTATTGGTGATGATGTGAAGATCTGGCATTTCTCTCATATTATGCGGGATGCAAAAATTGGTAGTCGTTGTAATATCGGGCAGAATGTAATGATTGCAAGCCAGGTAGTTTTAGGTCAGAATGTAAAGGTTCAAAATAATGTATCTATTTATGAAGGTGTGATATGTGAAGATGATGTTTTTCTGGGGCCTTCTATGGTTTTTACCAATGTAATTAATCCTCGTAGCGCCGTTAACAGAAGAGGTAAGTATTTAAGAACACATGTTGGAAAAGGAGCAAGTATTGGAGCCAATGCAACAATTGTTTGCGGCCATGATATTGGTAGTTATGCGTTAATTGGAGCGGGGGCTGTGATTATCAAACCAGTGTTACCCTATGCCTTAGTGGTTGGAAACCCGGCTAAACAAATAGGTTGGGTAAGTGAATACGGTCATCGGTTGATTTTTGATGAAGGATTTAAAGCCATTTGTCCGGAAACTCAACAGCAATATGAATTGAAAGGTAATCTTATCATCAAGATCAGCTAA